Proteins encoded by one window of Marixanthomonas sp. SCSIO 43207:
- a CDS encoding AI-2E family transporter, whose amino-acid sequence MNEKAKSISVGILRALAVIAGILILLWFFFQIQALILYVGIAAVISLISRPVLLFFRNYLKMGNGVASVLTLLLVILTVSVLLRVFTPIIIEQSKRISNIDFDLVKSDLNELSIQAADYLGVQQIDIVEGIKRTEYVQNFNLEIIPSFIDIFFGNIGNFLVGLFAVLFISFFLLRDEKLIPNMVTVFADKGREKRFLRVLNKIKELLSRYFLGLLLQVMILTLFYSVLLLFLDVNNAVAIALICAFLNIVPYLGPIIAGVLMMLVVLSNNLGADFSSELLPLLLYTLGGYSIAQLFDNLITQPVIFGKSVRSHPLEIFIVILIGGYLFGVAGMILAVPTYTAIKVVSKEFLSEYKIVKHLTKNL is encoded by the coding sequence GTGAACGAGAAAGCTAAATCTATTTCTGTAGGTATTTTACGAGCACTGGCTGTTATTGCCGGTATATTAATATTATTGTGGTTTTTCTTTCAAATACAAGCTTTGATACTGTATGTAGGTATTGCAGCTGTGATATCATTAATTAGCAGACCTGTTTTATTATTTTTCAGAAACTATTTAAAAATGGGTAACGGCGTAGCTTCCGTGTTAACTCTTTTATTGGTAATTCTTACTGTTTCGGTCTTATTACGCGTTTTTACACCTATTATAATTGAACAAAGTAAACGTATATCAAATATAGATTTTGATCTGGTAAAAAGTGACTTGAATGAATTAAGCATTCAAGCAGCAGATTATCTAGGTGTACAACAAATTGACATTGTTGAAGGAATTAAACGAACTGAATATGTTCAAAATTTTAATTTAGAAATCATTCCAAGTTTTATTGATATCTTCTTTGGAAACATAGGTAACTTTTTAGTAGGATTATTTGCTGTTTTATTTATTTCATTTTTTCTCTTAAGGGACGAAAAGTTAATACCCAATATGGTAACTGTTTTTGCAGATAAAGGACGTGAAAAACGGTTTTTGCGGGTATTAAACAAGATTAAAGAATTGCTTTCTCGCTATTTTTTAGGGTTATTATTACAGGTTATGATATTAACCTTATTCTACTCTGTCTTGTTATTATTTCTAGATGTGAACAATGCTGTAGCAATCGCTTTAATTTGTGCTTTTTTAAATATAGTGCCTTATTTAGGGCCTATCATTGCCGGAGTTTTAATGATGTTGGTAGTACTTTCAAATAACTTAGGAGCCGATTTTTCTTCAGAATTACTTCCGTTGTTATTGTATACACTTGGCGGATATTCTATTGCGCAATTATTTGATAATTTAATTACACAACCAGTTATTTTTGGTAAAAGCGTACGCTCTCATCCGCTTGAAATTTTTATTGTTATTCTCATAGGTGGTTATCTTTTTGGTGTTGCCGGAATGATTCTCGCAGTACCTACCTACACGGCTATAAAAGTGGTTTCAAAAGAGTTCCTTTCAGAATATAAGATCGTTAAACACTTGACAAAAAATTTGTAG
- a CDS encoding HD family phosphohydrolase — MNNFFALFSKNQSLIYKGFLFILSTVLVIYLLPKGGQFKYNFQKGKPWQYENLYAPFSFTIKKDAETLEEEKETIRENATPYFEYNSDIVTESQSNYTELFNDAFVDSLYNVSKRSVKNIGLTILNDLYSNGVIDEVYPYEKDQLIYLKKGNEVEQVAYSHFYRKENIKNKISEALPNTDSVAVKALLQKTLERALLANVSLNSKLTEASIKSEIEAINPNRGVVEKGGRIIAKGEVVEGDTYQILNSLKAEYQSQVWSKSNYYWLIAGYIIIVSLVFLMLFLFLKKYRSEIFNNNTKVTFIFFNVILMVLLTTIVVKLDAKYVYVVPLCILPLILKAFFDPRLGLFVHVLTLLLLGFVVPNSFEYLFLQIIAGIVTILTVSELYRRANLFISVGQITLVYIIGYFAFFILQEGNVQLIIWENFGYFILCGLATLFAHPLIYLYEKMFGLVSDVSLLELSDTNTKLLKELSNKAPGTFHHSLNVANLGEAAANEIGANSMLVRVGALYHDIGKMKNPTYFTENQVNSVNAHQELDPKESANIIIDHVINGIEIARKNNLPDRVIDFIRTHHGTSLVYYFYMKEKEQDDDVDKEDFRYPGPIPFSKETAILMMADSVEAASKSLKEPTSSKIDSFVEKIIDGQMAQGQFLNANITFKEIQTIKKVLKKKLNNIYHLRVEYPE, encoded by the coding sequence ATGAATAATTTTTTTGCGTTATTTTCCAAAAATCAATCCCTTATCTATAAAGGGTTTTTATTTATTCTTTCTACAGTTTTAGTTATATACCTTTTACCCAAAGGAGGACAGTTTAAATATAACTTTCAAAAAGGAAAACCTTGGCAGTATGAAAATTTATACGCCCCTTTCAGCTTTACAATAAAAAAAGATGCTGAAACGCTAGAAGAAGAAAAAGAAACTATACGTGAAAATGCTACACCTTATTTTGAGTATAATTCAGATATTGTAACAGAAAGTCAGAGTAACTACACAGAGCTGTTTAACGATGCCTTTGTAGATAGCTTATATAATGTTTCAAAACGGTCTGTAAAAAATATAGGGCTTACTATTTTAAATGATCTTTATTCAAACGGTGTCATAGATGAAGTGTATCCTTATGAAAAAGATCAACTTATCTATTTAAAAAAAGGGAATGAAGTTGAACAAGTAGCTTATTCTCATTTTTATAGAAAAGAAAATATAAAAAATAAAATATCTGAAGCACTTCCTAATACAGATTCTGTTGCAGTAAAAGCGCTGCTTCAAAAAACACTTGAACGCGCGTTACTTGCCAATGTTTCACTTAACTCAAAACTTACTGAAGCTTCCATAAAATCTGAAATTGAAGCCATAAACCCTAATAGAGGAGTTGTTGAAAAAGGCGGTAGAATTATTGCCAAAGGAGAAGTTGTAGAAGGAGATACGTATCAAATTTTGAATTCTTTAAAAGCAGAATACCAATCTCAAGTTTGGAGTAAATCAAATTATTATTGGTTAATCGCCGGGTACATTATAATAGTTTCTCTCGTATTTTTAATGCTATTTTTATTTCTGAAAAAATACCGTTCTGAAATATTCAATAACAATACAAAAGTAACTTTCATATTTTTCAATGTTATATTAATGGTTTTGCTTACAACCATTGTGGTTAAGCTAGATGCAAAATATGTATATGTAGTTCCTCTTTGTATTTTACCGCTAATATTAAAAGCATTTTTTGACCCAAGATTGGGGTTGTTTGTCCATGTACTCACCTTATTACTTTTAGGTTTTGTAGTACCCAATAGTTTTGAATATTTATTCCTTCAAATCATTGCCGGTATTGTTACCATTTTAACTGTTTCAGAATTATACCGACGCGCAAATTTATTTATCTCGGTAGGCCAAATTACGTTGGTTTATATAATAGGCTATTTTGCTTTTTTTATCTTGCAGGAAGGAAATGTACAGCTCATTATTTGGGAAAACTTTGGATATTTCATTTTGTGTGGTCTTGCAACACTTTTTGCACATCCTTTAATTTATTTGTATGAAAAAATGTTTGGCCTTGTCTCAGATGTTTCACTTCTAGAACTAAGTGATACAAATACAAAGCTATTAAAAGAATTATCAAACAAAGCTCCCGGAACTTTTCACCACTCATTAAACGTAGCAAATTTAGGAGAAGCAGCAGCAAATGAAATTGGTGCAAACTCAATGCTAGTTAGGGTAGGAGCGTTATATCATGATATCGGAAAAATGAAAAACCCAACATATTTTACCGAAAATCAAGTAAATTCAGTCAATGCTCACCAAGAATTAGACCCTAAGGAAAGTGCCAATATCATAATTGACCACGTTATTAACGGAATTGAAATAGCTCGTAAAAACAATTTACCCGATAGAGTAATTGATTTCATTAGAACACATCATGGAACTAGCCTTGTGTACTATTTTTACATGAAAGAAAAAGAGCAAGATGATGATGTAGATAAAGAAGATTTTAGATACCCAGGACCTATTCCGTTTTCAAAAGAAACTGCAATATTAATGATGGCAGATAGTGTTGAAGCTGCAAGTAAAAGCCTTAAAGAGCCAACTTCATCAAAAATTGATTCGTTTGTTGAAAAAATTATAGACGGTCAAATGGCACAAGGACAGTTTTTAAATGCAAACATCACTTTTAAAGAAATACAAACTATAAAAAAAGTGTTGAAGAAAAAGCTTAACAACATTTATCATCTGCGTGTAGAATATCCAGAATAG
- a CDS encoding acetyl-CoA C-acyltransferase, producing the protein MNKEVVIVAAARTPIGSFLGSLSSISATQLGSTAIKGALDKIKLDPSTVQEVFMGNVVQAGVGQAPARQAALGAGIPDTVPCTTVNKVCASGMKAVMQAAQSIALGDAEVIVAGGMESMSNIPHYVHMRNGKKFGPATLTDGMQKDGLVDAYDQNAMGVCADLCATEYNFSREDQDNFAIESYKRSARAWEEGKFDDEVVPVEVPQRRGEPIMVTQDEEFKNVKMEKITSLRPAFSKDGTVTAANASTINDGAGAVVLMSADKAKELGLTPLATIKSYADAAQEPKWFTTAPAKALPKALDKAGITKDQVDYFEFNEAFSVVGLANMKILDLDSSNVNVNGGAVSLGHPLGCSGVRILITLLNVLKQNDAKVGAAAICNGGGGASAMVIERN; encoded by the coding sequence ATGAATAAAGAAGTTGTAATAGTAGCAGCAGCACGAACCCCAATTGGAAGTTTTTTAGGAAGTTTATCATCAATTTCTGCAACTCAATTAGGTTCTACTGCCATTAAAGGCGCTTTGGACAAAATAAAACTGGACCCTTCTACGGTTCAAGAAGTTTTTATGGGAAATGTAGTACAAGCAGGTGTAGGTCAAGCTCCAGCTCGTCAAGCTGCTTTGGGTGCCGGTATTCCAGATACGGTACCTTGTACAACAGTAAATAAGGTTTGTGCCTCTGGGATGAAGGCTGTTATGCAAGCTGCGCAGTCAATTGCTCTTGGTGATGCAGAGGTAATTGTTGCCGGTGGTATGGAAAGTATGAGTAATATCCCGCATTACGTTCATATGCGTAATGGTAAAAAATTTGGTCCTGCAACCTTAACAGATGGTATGCAAAAAGATGGTCTTGTTGATGCCTATGATCAAAATGCTATGGGTGTTTGTGCAGATTTATGTGCTACTGAATATAATTTTTCTAGAGAAGATCAAGATAACTTTGCTATTGAGTCTTATAAACGTTCAGCAAGAGCTTGGGAAGAAGGAAAGTTTGATGATGAAGTAGTTCCTGTTGAAGTACCACAAAGACGCGGTGAACCTATTATGGTTACTCAAGATGAAGAGTTTAAAAACGTAAAGATGGAAAAAATAACCTCGTTACGTCCTGCATTTAGTAAAGACGGTACTGTTACAGCTGCAAACGCATCTACAATAAATGATGGTGCCGGTGCAGTAGTACTTATGAGTGCCGATAAAGCAAAAGAGTTAGGCTTAACTCCTCTTGCAACTATAAAAAGTTATGCAGACGCCGCTCAAGAACCAAAATGGTTTACAACAGCTCCGGCAAAAGCATTACCAAAAGCTTTAGACAAAGCTGGTATAACAAAAGATCAAGTTGATTATTTTGAATTTAATGAGGCTTTTTCTGTAGTAGGATTGGCAAATATGAAAATTTTAGATCTTGACTCTTCAAATGTAAATGTTAACGGAGGAGCAGTTTCATTAGGGCACCCACTTGGGTGTAGCGGTGTACGTATACTTATAACTTTATTAAACGTACTTAAGCAAAATGATGCAAAAGTAGGTGCTGCAGCTATATGTAATGGTGGTGGCGGTGCTAGCGCAATGGTAATCGAAAGAAATTAA
- a CDS encoding C40 family peptidase, translating into MKYGLCNLSVVPLRAEASDSSELVSQVLYGELFKVLEHRKKWSRIRLLFDSYEGWVDNKQFLFISEEDYTSLKKVKPKFVSDLVDIITTEKGQLLSVFLGCQVHACNFLKHQFEGNFISEKLKKHNIINTSVLYLNSPYLWGGKTPFGIDCSGFTQMVYKLNGYKLLRDASQQATQGEALSFIEESEPGDLAFFDNAEGLITHVGIIMEDNHIIHAHGKVRIDRLDHTGIFNYEVRNHTHKLRVIKRVI; encoded by the coding sequence ATGAAATACGGCTTATGTAATTTAAGTGTTGTTCCTCTTCGTGCTGAAGCATCAGATAGTAGTGAGCTTGTATCTCAGGTGCTATATGGTGAACTCTTCAAAGTGTTGGAGCACCGTAAAAAATGGAGCCGAATACGCTTACTATTTGATAGTTATGAAGGATGGGTTGATAATAAACAGTTTTTGTTTATTTCAGAAGAAGATTATACATCCTTAAAAAAGGTAAAACCTAAGTTTGTTTCAGATTTGGTAGACATTATTACCACTGAAAAGGGCCAACTTCTTTCTGTATTTTTAGGTTGTCAAGTACATGCTTGTAACTTTTTAAAGCATCAGTTTGAAGGTAATTTTATTTCAGAAAAACTTAAAAAACACAATATTATAAATACTTCTGTTTTGTATTTAAACAGTCCATATTTATGGGGTGGTAAAACTCCTTTTGGTATTGATTGTAGCGGCTTTACACAGATGGTTTATAAACTTAATGGCTATAAGTTATTGCGTGATGCTAGTCAACAAGCAACACAAGGTGAAGCACTTAGTTTTATTGAAGAAAGTGAGCCGGGCGATTTAGCCTTTTTTGATAATGCTGAAGGATTGATTACACACGTAGGTATTATTATGGAAGATAATCACATAATCCACGCCCACGGAAAGGTACGTATTGATAGACTTGATCATACGGGTATTTTTAATTATGAAGTGCGAAACCACACTCACAAGCTTAGGGTTATCAAAAGAGTTATATAA
- a CDS encoding lipopolysaccharide assembly protein LapB, which produces MKKQILLAGFLTITAIAFGQKREVRKAERAVESNDYTEAISYLKEAEASLASADEDVKLQYHLVKAEAYTGSAGDNFDKMKMASDAFQKAMEMGAADEYGKRVAAVQQNLRAALVNSAIKDQNSNKFEVAADKLYNSYLVSKKDTSDLYYAAGNAINAKNYDKALMYFQKLLDLDYTGVGKEYVATNKETGEVKTFGAKSERDLMVKSGEFIKPEVKMTESKKGDILRNVTLIYIENGEEDKAAKVMAEARKENPDDLSLMQAEANLAYKMGDMKSYNSLMENIAKSNPNNPDVFFNLGVTNAEIGETEKAIKYYKRAIELKPDYTNALINLSVAMLAQEKDIIEKMNNLGTSREDNKTYEKLKEQRQQMYRDVLPYLEKAEELRPDGIEIVRTLMDIYSQLGEDAKFKQKKARLAELEGK; this is translated from the coding sequence ATGAAAAAACAAATTTTATTAGCAGGATTTTTAACCATCACTGCAATAGCATTTGGTCAAAAAAGAGAAGTTAGAAAAGCAGAAAGAGCTGTTGAGTCTAACGATTACACAGAAGCTATTTCATATTTAAAAGAAGCTGAAGCAAGTTTGGCCAGTGCAGATGAAGACGTAAAATTACAATACCACCTGGTAAAAGCTGAAGCTTACACAGGAAGTGCTGGTGACAACTTTGATAAAATGAAAATGGCTTCAGACGCATTTCAAAAAGCTATGGAAATGGGCGCTGCAGATGAATATGGAAAAAGAGTTGCCGCAGTTCAGCAAAATTTAAGAGCTGCATTAGTAAATAGCGCAATTAAAGATCAAAACTCAAATAAGTTTGAAGTAGCAGCAGATAAACTTTACAATAGTTATTTAGTTAGCAAAAAAGATACATCAGATTTGTATTATGCAGCCGGAAATGCTATTAACGCAAAAAACTACGATAAAGCATTAATGTATTTTCAGAAACTTCTAGATTTAGACTATACAGGAGTAGGTAAAGAATATGTAGCTACCAATAAAGAAACAGGAGAGGTAAAAACTTTTGGTGCAAAATCTGAAAGAGATCTTATGGTAAAATCTGGTGAATTTATCAAGCCTGAAGTAAAAATGACCGAGTCTAAAAAAGGTGATATTCTTAGAAATGTAACTTTAATTTATATTGAGAATGGGGAAGAAGATAAAGCAGCCAAAGTTATGGCAGAAGCTAGAAAAGAAAACCCAGATGACCTTTCTTTAATGCAAGCTGAAGCAAACTTAGCTTACAAAATGGGTGATATGAAAAGCTACAACTCGTTAATGGAGAATATAGCTAAATCAAACCCAAACAACCCAGATGTATTTTTCAACTTAGGAGTAACCAATGCTGAAATTGGAGAAACAGAAAAAGCGATTAAGTACTATAAAAGAGCAATTGAGTTAAAGCCAGACTATACAAATGCTTTAATCAATCTTTCTGTAGCGATGCTAGCTCAAGAGAAAGATATCATCGAAAAAATGAACAACTTAGGAACTTCTAGAGAAGACAATAAAACCTATGAAAAGTTAAAGGAACAAAGACAACAAATGTATAGAGATGTTCTTCCTTATCTAGAGAAAGCTGAAGAATTACGTCCAGACGGAATAGAGATTGTAAGAACCCTGATGGATATTTATAGCCAATTAGGAGAAGATGCAAAATTCAAGCAAAAGAAAGCTAGATTAGCTGAACTGGAAGGGAAGTAA
- the gyrA gene encoding DNA gyrase subunit A, whose amino-acid sequence MAEGEKLIPINIEDEMKSAYIDYSMSVIVSRALPDVRDGMKPVHRRVLFGMHELGVRSNSSHKKSARIVGEVLGKYHPHGDTSVYDAMVRMAQEWSLRYMLVDGQGNFGSIDGDSPAAMRYTEARMRKISEDMLADIDKETVDHQLNFDDTLEEPTVLPTRVPGLLINGASGIAVGMATNMPPHNLTEVVNGTIAYINNNDIEVDELMEHVKAPDFPTGGIIYGYEGVREAFHTGRGRVVMRGKASFEEVNGRECIIVTEIPYQVNKADMIKKTADLVNEKKIEGISNIRDESDRKGMRIVYILKRDAIPNIVLNMLYKYTALQSSFSVNNIALVKGRPELLNLKDLIHYFVEHRHEVVVRRTEYLLRKAEERAHILEGLIIASDNIDEVIRLIRASSNAEEARQKLIDTFELTEIQAKAIVEMRLRQLTGLEQDKLRSEYDELMETIKDYKDILANKERRMDIIKEELEEIRDKYGDERRSTIEYAGGDVSITDLIPDEQVVITISHAGYIKRTSLTEYKRQNRGGVGSKASSTRNEDFLEDLFVGTNHQYMLFFTQKGKCYWMRVFEIPEGSRQSKGRAIQNLINIEPDDKIKAFICTQDLKDEEYINSHYVIMATRKGQVKKTSLEQYSRPRSNGINAITIKEGDELIEAKLTTGDSHVMLAVQSGKAIRFEEEKTRPMGRNASGVRGIRLGSDDDEVVGMVAINDDESNILVVSEKGYGKRSNLDDYRITNRGGKGVKTINITEKTGKLVAIKNVTDNDGLMIINKSGIAIRMAVEDLRVMGRATQGVRLIKVRDDDAIAAVAKVKNEDEDMDDENLTAEDASETKNESGTTLDTNDEQTENNE is encoded by the coding sequence ATGGCTGAAGGTGAAAAATTAATTCCCATAAACATTGAAGATGAAATGAAATCGGCCTACATTGATTATTCAATGTCGGTCATTGTGTCACGTGCGTTACCTGACGTGCGAGATGGGATGAAGCCCGTTCATAGAAGGGTTTTATTTGGAATGCACGAATTAGGAGTAAGATCAAACTCTTCTCATAAAAAATCTGCAAGAATTGTTGGTGAGGTACTAGGTAAGTACCACCCACACGGTGACACTTCTGTTTACGATGCAATGGTACGTATGGCACAAGAATGGAGCCTTCGCTATATGCTTGTTGACGGTCAAGGTAACTTTGGGTCTATTGATGGTGATAGTCCGGCTGCAATGCGTTATACCGAAGCACGTATGCGGAAAATTTCTGAAGATATGCTAGCCGACATAGATAAAGAAACTGTGGATCATCAATTAAATTTTGATGACACACTAGAAGAGCCTACTGTATTACCAACACGTGTTCCAGGATTACTTATTAATGGAGCCTCTGGTATTGCTGTAGGTATGGCTACAAATATGCCTCCACATAATTTAACCGAAGTAGTAAACGGAACCATAGCATACATTAATAATAATGACATTGAGGTTGATGAACTCATGGAGCACGTAAAAGCACCAGATTTTCCAACAGGTGGTATTATTTACGGCTATGAAGGAGTTAGAGAAGCATTTCATACCGGTCGTGGTCGAGTTGTAATGAGAGGTAAAGCTTCTTTTGAAGAAGTTAATGGTAGGGAATGTATTATAGTTACTGAAATTCCATACCAAGTGAATAAGGCAGATATGATTAAAAAAACTGCCGATCTTGTGAATGAGAAGAAAATTGAAGGTATTTCAAACATACGAGATGAGTCTGACCGTAAAGGAATGCGCATTGTTTATATTTTAAAAAGAGATGCCATACCAAATATTGTTTTAAACATGCTGTATAAGTATACAGCGCTTCAGTCTAGTTTTAGTGTTAACAATATTGCACTTGTAAAAGGAAGACCAGAATTACTTAATTTAAAAGACTTAATCCATTACTTCGTAGAACACCGTCACGAAGTAGTTGTAAGACGTACAGAATATTTACTTCGGAAGGCAGAAGAACGCGCTCATATTTTAGAGGGATTGATAATTGCTTCAGATAATATTGACGAAGTAATCAGATTAATACGAGCATCATCAAATGCTGAAGAAGCTCGCCAAAAGTTAATAGACACGTTTGAGTTAACCGAGATTCAAGCTAAAGCTATCGTAGAAATGCGTCTTCGTCAATTAACAGGACTAGAGCAAGATAAACTTCGCTCAGAGTATGATGAATTGATGGAAACTATTAAAGATTATAAAGATATCCTTGCAAATAAAGAACGCAGAATGGATATCATTAAAGAAGAACTTGAAGAAATTCGTGATAAATATGGAGATGAACGTCGTTCTACAATAGAGTATGCAGGAGGCGATGTAAGTATCACAGATTTAATTCCTGATGAGCAAGTAGTAATAACCATTTCTCATGCAGGATACATAAAGAGAACCTCTTTAACCGAATACAAACGCCAAAATAGAGGAGGAGTAGGGTCAAAAGCTTCATCTACACGTAATGAAGATTTCCTTGAAGATCTTTTTGTAGGCACTAATCACCAATATATGTTATTCTTTACTCAAAAAGGAAAATGTTATTGGATGCGAGTATTTGAAATTCCAGAAGGAAGTCGCCAATCAAAAGGGCGTGCAATCCAAAACCTAATTAATATTGAGCCCGACGATAAGATAAAAGCTTTTATCTGTACTCAAGACTTAAAAGATGAAGAGTATATCAATAGTCATTATGTCATAATGGCAACCAGAAAGGGTCAAGTTAAGAAAACGTCACTTGAACAATACTCAAGACCAAGATCAAATGGTATTAATGCCATAACAATTAAAGAAGGTGATGAACTTATTGAAGCAAAATTAACGACAGGCGATAGCCATGTAATGTTAGCTGTTCAATCTGGTAAAGCAATTCGCTTTGAAGAAGAAAAGACCAGACCTATGGGACGTAATGCTTCAGGAGTGCGTGGTATTCGTTTAGGTAGTGATGATGATGAAGTAGTAGGAATGGTAGCCATCAATGATGACGAATCAAACATATTGGTGGTTTCTGAAAAAGGCTACGGAAAACGATCAAACCTTGACGATTATAGAATCACCAACAGAGGAGGAAAAGGTGTAAAAACCATTAATATTACAGAAAAAACAGGTAAATTAGTGGCAATCAAGAATGTAACAGATAACGATGGTCTTATGATTATCAATAAATCTGGTATCGCTATTCGTATGGCAGTTGAAGATTTACGTGTTATGGGCCGTGCAACACAAGGCGTTAGATTAATAAAAGTAAGAGATGACGATGCTATCGCGGCAGTTGCAAAAGTTAAAAATGAAGATGAAGACATGGATGATGAAAATTTGACTGCTGAAGATGCTTCAGAAACAAAAAATGAGTCTGGCACTACTCTTGATACTAATGATGAACAAACCGAAAACAACGAATAA